The Cheilinus undulatus linkage group 17, ASM1832078v1, whole genome shotgun sequence genomic sequence ATGAACATAAGTCCCAGTGGCcttgaccttttacctttgaTCTCAAACATCAAATCAGTTTATCTTTTAATCAAGCTGGAAATGTATGCCAAGTTTGTAGAACATCCCACAAAGCATCCTTATCATGTTTACAAGAATGGCCTGGAAGGATGGACAACCTGCTCCTGGCAATCAGTGATACAGAGGCGTACTTTTATCAAACCATGAACTTTGTCTTTATTAAAGAAATAGTCAACACTTGTCATAATTAAAACTGTTGGCATGTATGCTTTTCTTTCTTAACAATATAAACTCCATGAGAGAAAATTATAGGCAATATTTGACTGTACAAAAGAAATCTATACAGGATAGAAATCTTATTGTGTTACCATTACAAACATGCCCAATATATTATGCAAGTCAGTTTTTCATAGATTACTTAATCAATACTAAATGACAGCTTCAGTGACCAATCAAACACTTAAAGGAATTTCTGCttcctctgaaaaaaaaaaaaaaaaaatcagatgataGTACAGGTATAGCTAATATTAAACACAACAGAATGAAAAATCAAGattacagtttttctttattcgtgtggactgtttttttccttttagagGCAGCTGAGGCTTGCATTTCTTTCAGCCTTTTCCTCTTCAGAGCCTCCAGTAAACCACACACCATGTTCTTAGCTCTCCGTTCTCGATCCTTCGcattcctcttctctctttccaGACTTTCCACTCTCGCCAAGGCTTCATCCAGTCTGGCCTTTAGATCACTAGGAGTAGGCAGTGCATAGGAGTGGTCCTATAAACaaggatgaaaatatttttacttcaGAGCTGGTCATTCCATGACAGCTGACGTTTCATGCTAATATGATGCAGAAAGTTTTTGCAACTCTGCCAAAAAGAAGCGGCAGAAATAATGACATCCTTTGATAACTCTCTATGCTAATAATGGACTCCATTCTGCTACTATGgaggtttttatcatttcttaGACACCAACAGCATCACtctactcaccacatctactaTGCAGCTCAAATGACAAAACTGATGTGCTACCCAATTTAATGGTTTCCGTAGAGAAAGGGTATGTATAAAATAGCTTTTACAACTCTACTTGAGCACAGTTGCATTTACATCTCCTGTGGAGCGTGCTCAAGTACATATAAATCATGCCAGACACCACCTCTACCACTAcactttggggtcaagtgtacCTGGATATGGGGCTGGGTCTCTAACATGAAACCATCCGCCTCAGCTACACAGCTTATATATTGTTAGGCTctatgaaagatttttttttttgcagtgttttcatGATGGTGACCACCACAGAATGACTTAAAAAGATAGCTTCAGCAGtgctaattttggcagctattcaaagtttagtcttagtctttagagtaaaatgcttttttagttttaatcatgttaaagtcatttttaactttctattTTAAGTaaacaaatctcaaaaacatttaagtccaGGTTtatagtccataaaagtccttttattttagtcctaaaattaattttcttttcactaatttattcAGCCAAATTGTAAGATTaatagaaatgtaaaacaatCATATTAATGCTCTATCAATACTTTTGTTAATTCAAAATGTATCGGTGAAAATGCTGACAGGTtcctaaagatttaaaaaaaaaaattaaaataataaaatcactatagaaggaggagaaaaaacacTAAAGCCCATGTTGTCTATTAGAAACTCTGGTTAACAGTTTCTATCAGAGACATGAAGGAAACATCGCCTGCAGAACACGATGATCACTGTGAATTTTTATTGTTGCAGCAATGCAGCACTCTCAtcttttccttcagaaatgtctgtaaattccagtacattacagactttgCTTTTCAGGTTTCAGTCGATGACAGATGACAGACTGGCCATCTGAAATTTGGGTAAATGCCATAAGAGCCACCCTACTATGGGCCCTTTTGGGCCAGTAAGAAAGGTCCATTATGacacttattttaaaaatatatatacaaagATTCTAAAGAATAAATGTTAAAGAGGCTTTAACCGTGAATGTAACTGTTTGCAGAACTTAGAATAATTATTTCTGCCAAATATAAATTTTCAAtccaaaatattttcttttctattttggAAATGAATCCAAGcaaaatattttgtaatttgCTGCTCTAAGCATAGAAAGCTGGTAAATCTTTTTATATGTATCAGTGAATTGTTGTTTAAAAAACTGTGCCAGTCCATTCTAAACACAAgggcctttttttttattacccaGTCCATCAGTCCTGGCTTTAGTAACCAAAAGAGGGACATCCCTCAGACTTTACTGAATACTTTACATAGCCCAAGGACCAGGGTCATGATGCTCACAGCTGTCTGGGGCTAAAGCTCCATACTCACAACATTAGGCACAGGCGGAGGTTTAGGCTCTTGTTTGGACTGGAAACAGGTCACTGGCAGGCTCTCTTGAGCCTTCTTTGAAGTCCTGGTTGTCCTTGGTGGGGCTTGCTATAGTGAAAACATTGAGAGTATTTCAGCAGAGTTAAGCAGCTCACAGTTTAATACAAGAAAATGTTTATCATCAATTCCTTGACCCAAGAAAGGACACAAAACCTGTTCAGTATTATGTTGTGTGACACAGACTTACTCGAGCTTTATAGTCTGATGATATCCTCTGCACATGATCTGGAAAATTGAAGACAGACGGAACAACTCCACTTCGGATTCTGACAGTCTGGCCGGTTGTGTCGAAGTCCTCCTTTCTGAAGTGCTCACTGCACAACCTGGAAGCCGTACTGGCAGTAAATCCTTTCCTTCTCAGGGCAGCTTCCCACTGCTTCCTCAGCTCGATAGCTTTCGGAAAACTTACAAGGGTGAAAAACCTAATTAATTTATGACAAGTTAATTAACAATAAGGGCAGTTAGTTCAAGACTATTTGGTTAAATATGATATATTTCTATCAAATCTCAGACTCaataaaccagtggttctcagctgatGGGACAATTGATCACAGAGGCCTTCTGTTTGTCTCAAAGATATTCCTAGggaaaaatacaccaaaaagtccataaaacgttaaaacacttgttttctcttgtttctttgatttttctcatGTACTGCATGACGTCAAAACTGTACTAACTGTACTAatttgatggtgggtcctgggGCTCCACCAATTGAGAATCAAGACTATGATCAAATCAGTCTCAAATTCTAAAACCAGTCTAAATATATTTAGCCAAAACAATGTTTGGATCATAGACATAAATTACATGTGCACACAAGCACTGCCTGTTTATTTATTGGCATCCCCATTAGCAGTACTGTAGAGCACAACTGGTCCTCCTGGGGTTCCACCTTAGCCTGCTTTTGAGATATACTGTAGCGTACTTCAGCAGCTCTACCAAATCTAAAGTGGCAGAGTAACAGAGTAACAACCAAATAGACGGACAGATGGACGGCTATGGAGCACAGATATGGCGTATATTTATCATTTCACAACAAAAAGGCAGACTCCCAGCGAGTTGTAGACTATTACTTTGATTTACCgtctttgttcatttttctctcCAAGTCATGTAAGTAGACCTTCTTCTAGAAAATGTATTGACACACATTGAAGCCAAATTAGCTAACGTCAACTTATGTTTGTATAGTGGGCGGGACTGCCACTTCAAACATGGCGTCGACGTCGACGCACGGTCTTTGTTGAGAGGCCGACAGACCGCGTTAGCCACAATGTTAGCTTTTTCAGCTCGAAGCATGATGTTATGCATATAAATATACAACCAGAGTGGTTGTTTTCATTCTTACCCATGAAAGGTAATTCCCTTGGATCTGCTT encodes the following:
- the LOC121525466 gene encoding THAP domain-containing protein 6-like isoform X2 yields the protein MPHSCAALGCKHRCNAESRSKGITFHGFPKAIELRKQWEAALRRKGFTASTASRLCSEHFRKEDFDTTGQTVRIRSGVVPSVFNFPDHVQRISSDYKARQAPPRTTRTSKKAQESLPVTCFQSKQEPKPPPVPNVDHSYALPTPSDLKARLDEALARVESLEREKRNAKDRERRAKNMVCGLLEALKRKRLKEMQASAASKRKKTVHTNKEKL
- the LOC121525466 gene encoding THAP domain-containing protein 6-like isoform X1, translated to MPHSCAALGCKHRCNAESRSKGITFHGFFTLVSFPKAIELRKQWEAALRRKGFTASTASRLCSEHFRKEDFDTTGQTVRIRSGVVPSVFNFPDHVQRISSDYKARQAPPRTTRTSKKAQESLPVTCFQSKQEPKPPPVPNVDHSYALPTPSDLKARLDEALARVESLEREKRNAKDRERRAKNMVCGLLEALKRKRLKEMQASAASKRKKTVHTNKEKL
- the LOC121525466 gene encoding THAP domain-containing protein 6-like isoform X3; this translates as MPHSCAALGCKHRCNAESRSKGITFHGFFTLVSFPKAIELRKQWEAALRRKGFTASTASRLCSEHFRKEDFDTTGQTVRIRSGVVPSVFNFPDHVQRISSDYKARQAPPRTTRTSKKAQESLPVTCFQSKQEPKPPPVPNVDHSYALPTPSDLKARLDEALARVESLEREKRNAKDRERRAKNMRKQKFL